The following proteins are encoded in a genomic region of Xanthomonas citri pv. mangiferaeindicae:
- a CDS encoding bifunctional hydroxymethylpyrimidine kinase/phosphomethylpyrimidine kinase, whose product MAGSDSGGGAGIQADLKTFAAHRVHGLSAIAALTAQHTRGVSAVHAPPVAFLQAQIDACFDDFDVRAVKIGMLATASIVVAVADALAAHPHVPVVLDPVMIATSGAKLLDDDALEALRTRLLPRATVLTPNIPEAELLLGTPIVDAGRARTALGELRALGARGVLLKGGHLDEGDRVVDRYADAQVQFEHDAPRLAIDGHGTGCTLSSAIAAQLALGASPADACRQGIDYVHATMRDAYRPGRSAVSVLGHLGPIAR is encoded by the coding sequence ATCGCCGGCTCCGACTCGGGCGGCGGTGCGGGTATCCAGGCCGACCTGAAGACCTTCGCCGCGCATCGTGTGCACGGCCTGTCGGCGATCGCCGCACTGACCGCGCAGCACACCCGCGGGGTGAGTGCGGTGCACGCACCACCGGTGGCGTTCCTGCAGGCGCAGATCGACGCCTGCTTCGACGACTTCGACGTGCGTGCGGTCAAGATCGGCATGCTCGCGACCGCGTCGATCGTGGTCGCGGTGGCCGACGCGCTCGCCGCGCATCCGCACGTGCCGGTGGTGCTCGATCCGGTGATGATCGCGACCTCCGGCGCGAAGCTGCTCGACGACGATGCGCTCGAAGCGCTGCGCACCCGGCTGCTGCCGCGTGCGACCGTGCTCACCCCCAACATCCCCGAAGCGGAACTGCTGCTCGGCACCCCGATCGTCGATGCCGGCCGCGCCCGTACCGCGCTGGGCGAGCTGCGCGCGCTCGGTGCGCGCGGTGTGCTGCTCAAGGGCGGCCACCTCGACGAAGGCGACCGCGTGGTGGACCGCTACGCCGATGCGCAGGTGCAGTTCGAACACGACGCGCCGCGGCTGGCGATCGACGGCCACGGCACCGGCTGCACGCTGTCGTCAGCGATCGCCGCGCAGCTGGCGTTGGGCGCATCGCCGGCGGATGCCTGCCGCCAGGGCATCGACTACGTGCACGCAACGATGCGCGACGCCTACCGGCCAGGACGCAGTGCGGTCAGCGTGCTTGGCCACCTGGGGCCGATCGCCCGATGA
- a CDS encoding transcriptional regulator, producing MISATQLRAARALLGLDQRALAALSGVSLPTIQRMEASAGDVRGSIATLTKIVDALEAAGVELIGNDRPSHGRGRGVRLKDPA from the coding sequence GTGATCTCCGCCACCCAGTTGCGCGCCGCACGCGCGTTGCTCGGGCTCGACCAGCGCGCGCTGGCGGCGCTGTCGGGGGTCTCGCTGCCGACGATCCAGCGCATGGAGGCCAGCGCCGGTGACGTGCGCGGCTCGATCGCGACGCTGACCAAGATCGTCGACGCGCTGGAGGCGGCAGGCGTCGAGTTGATCGGCAACGACCGTCCCAGCCATGGACGTGGCCGCGGCGTGCGGCTCAAGGATCCGGCATGA
- a CDS encoding thiol peroxidase, giving the protein MSATPLAASTLQLPLALSGGTTTTLAAYAGRWLVLYFYPKDATPGCTTEGLDFNALLPRLRALGADVLGVSRDSVRAHDNFCAKQGFAFPLVSDADEALCRAFDVIREKTMYGRKVLGIERSTFLIDPSGCIAAQWRKVRVAGHAQAVFDALQAAQSR; this is encoded by the coding sequence ATGAGCGCCACGCCCCTCGCCGCCTCGACGTTGCAGCTGCCGCTGGCCCTGTCCGGCGGCACGACCACCACGCTTGCCGCCTACGCGGGTCGCTGGCTGGTGTTGTACTTCTACCCCAAGGACGCCACGCCCGGCTGCACGACCGAGGGCCTGGATTTCAATGCGCTGCTGCCGCGCCTGCGCGCGCTGGGCGCCGACGTGCTCGGAGTGTCGCGCGATTCGGTACGCGCGCACGACAACTTCTGCGCCAAGCAGGGCTTCGCCTTCCCGCTGGTCAGCGATGCCGACGAGGCGCTGTGCCGCGCGTTCGATGTCATCCGCGAAAAGACCATGTACGGCCGCAAGGTGCTGGGCATCGAGCGCAGCACGTTCTTGATCGACCCGTCGGGCTGCATCGCAGCCCAGTGGCGCAAGGTCCGCGTCGCCGGCCACGCCCAGGCGGTGTTCGACGCGCTGCAGGCCGCGCAGTCCCGGTGA
- a CDS encoding phosphate starvation-inducible protein PhoH: MTQGKRVYVLDTNVLMHDPTALFKFEEHDVYLPMQVIEELDNAKKGTSESSRNARQVSRFINELIEASGSERIASGLPLARPQGLQLRGAASVGHLRFQTTVPKEDKTSFGAVAPDNRILGAILALQRDEPDGTVVFISKDINLRIKAAIAGIANEDYENDRALDDFSLLYTGATALPEDFWTRHGKDLRSWTDKGRTFYELAADEEDGWYPNQFLYLPGDEESEFRVVAVENGRATLQIVDDFRHNQHAVWGILARNREQNFALNALMDPDVDFVTLLGTAGTGKTLLALAAGLAQTMDQQRYREIIMTRATVSVGEDIGFLPGTEEEKMTPWMGALTDNLEVLTHNQDGGSWGRAATNDLLASRIKIRSLNFMRGRTFLSRYLILDEAQNLTPKQMKTLITRAGPGTKIVCLGNVEQIDTPYLTETTSGLTYAVDRFKQWAHSAHITLRRGERSRLADFASEVL, from the coding sequence ATGACCCAAGGCAAGCGTGTCTACGTCCTCGATACCAACGTGCTGATGCACGACCCCACGGCGCTGTTCAAGTTCGAGGAGCACGATGTCTACCTGCCGATGCAGGTGATCGAGGAGCTCGACAACGCCAAGAAGGGCACCAGCGAATCGAGCCGCAATGCCCGGCAGGTCAGCCGGTTCATCAACGAACTGATCGAAGCTTCGGGCAGCGAGCGCATCGCCTCGGGCTTGCCGCTCGCCCGCCCGCAGGGCCTGCAACTGCGCGGCGCCGCCAGTGTCGGCCACCTGCGCTTCCAGACCACGGTGCCCAAGGAGGACAAGACCTCGTTCGGTGCGGTCGCCCCCGACAACCGCATTCTCGGCGCGATCCTCGCGCTCCAGCGCGACGAGCCCGACGGCACGGTGGTGTTCATTTCCAAGGACATCAATCTGCGGATCAAGGCCGCGATCGCCGGCATCGCCAACGAGGATTACGAAAACGATCGCGCGCTCGACGATTTCAGTCTGCTCTACACCGGCGCGACCGCATTGCCGGAGGACTTCTGGACCCGGCACGGCAAGGACCTGCGCTCGTGGACCGACAAGGGCCGCACGTTCTACGAGCTCGCCGCCGACGAAGAGGACGGCTGGTATCCCAACCAGTTCCTCTACCTGCCCGGCGACGAGGAGTCGGAGTTCCGGGTCGTGGCGGTCGAGAACGGCCGCGCGACGCTGCAGATCGTCGACGATTTCCGCCACAACCAGCATGCGGTCTGGGGCATCCTGGCGCGCAATCGCGAGCAGAACTTCGCGCTCAATGCGTTGATGGATCCGGACGTCGACTTCGTCACCCTGCTGGGTACCGCCGGCACCGGCAAGACCCTGCTGGCGCTGGCGGCGGGACTGGCGCAGACGATGGATCAACAGCGCTATCGCGAGATCATCATGACCCGCGCGACGGTCAGCGTCGGCGAGGACATCGGCTTTCTGCCCGGCACCGAGGAGGAGAAGATGACGCCATGGATGGGCGCGCTCACCGACAACCTCGAGGTGCTGACGCACAACCAGGACGGCGGCAGTTGGGGGCGCGCGGCCACCAACGACCTGCTGGCGTCGCGGATCAAGATCCGCTCGCTGAACTTCATGCGCGGACGCACCTTCCTCAGTCGCTATCTGATTCTGGACGAGGCGCAGAACCTCACGCCCAAGCAGATGAAAACGCTGATCACCCGCGCCGGCCCGGGGACCAAGATCGTGTGTCTGGGCAACGTCGAGCAGATCGATACGCCCTACCTGACCGAGACGACCTCGGGCCTGACCTACGCGGTGGACCGTTTCAAGCAGTGGGCGCACAGCGCGCACATCACCCTGCGCCGTGGCGAGCGCTCGCGTCTGGCCGACTTCGCGTCCGAGGTGCTCTGA
- a CDS encoding transcriptional regulator, with the protein MPAADAALTDSDTASRPAPNENYLLINAYTTHPASPLLSVSRRIADSGCNLVDTRLSTVGRDVSVTALANGPWDAVAKLEAMLTRLEREEGLKLIWYRTGPKPVQSNLLPYVVEVVAADKPGILYQLADFFDRQGITIESLHSSRYRAMQTGADMFSAQVTIGIPSNMHIAALRDDFLEFCDHLNLDAIMDPMKF; encoded by the coding sequence ATTCCCGCCGCGGACGCCGCCTTGACTGATTCCGATACCGCTTCACGGCCTGCGCCGAACGAGAACTACCTGCTCATCAACGCCTACACCACGCATCCGGCCTCGCCGCTGCTGTCGGTGTCGCGCCGGATCGCAGACAGCGGCTGCAACCTCGTCGACACCCGCCTGTCCACCGTGGGCCGCGATGTGTCGGTCACCGCACTGGCCAATGGCCCCTGGGACGCCGTCGCCAAGCTCGAGGCGATGCTCACGCGCCTGGAGCGCGAGGAAGGCCTGAAGCTGATCTGGTACCGCACCGGCCCCAAGCCGGTGCAGTCGAACCTGCTGCCCTACGTGGTGGAAGTCGTCGCAGCCGACAAGCCGGGCATCCTGTACCAGTTGGCGGACTTCTTCGACCGCCAGGGCATCACGATCGAGAGCCTGCACTCCTCGCGCTATCGCGCGATGCAGACCGGTGCGGACATGTTCTCGGCCCAAGTCACCATCGGCATTCCGTCGAACATGCACATCGCCGCATTGCGCGACGATTTCCTCGAGTTCTGCGACCACCTCAATCTCGACGCCATCATGGACCCGATGAAGTTCTGA
- a CDS encoding leucine--tRNA ligase: protein MSSDPAAPSVNAYQPTRVEADAQRFWTDTRAFEVVERSDRPKYYCLSMLPYPSGALHMGHVRNYTLSDVISRYQRMTGKNVLQPMAWDAFGLPAENAAIKNATAPAKWTYANIDHMRGQLQALGYAIDWSREFATCSPDYYVHEQRMFVRLMKKGLAYRRNAVVNWDPIDQTVLANEQVIDGRGWRSGAVVEKREIPQWFLKITDYAQELLDGLDTLEGWPDSVKTMQRNWIGRSEGLEITFAVDGEATPLTVYTTRPDTLMGVTFLSIAGEHPLALKAAQDNPELAAFLADLRQGGVSEAELEAQDKRGMATGLWAIHPVTGEDVPIYVANFVLMGYGTGAVMAVPAHDQRDWEFAKAYGLPVRPVIVPLAVRDALREVIGDVAHDADPFQAALSGGSVDAYDTSAAVAVVRDYLDGIEQRGAYTERGVLINSGTYDGLDFDGAFDALTAYLGAQGQGARKVNFRLRDWGVSRQRYWGCPIPVIYCEACGAVPVPEDQLPVLLPEDVEDAFANPGVVQSPIKSDPQWRKTTCPNCGGAAERETDTFDTFMESSWYTARYTSPGAADMVDERANYWMPVDQYIGGIEHAILHLLYFRFYHRLMRDAGLVQGDEPVRNLLTQGMVIAETFYREQDNGGKDWIHPAEVEVTRDDKGRIVGAVSKRDGAPVRVGGVEKMSKSKNNGIDPQSMIDKYGADTVRLFSMFAAPPEQSLEWNEAGVEGMARFLRRLWTQVQRHVEAGPVGAFDVAAATPAQRTLRRQLHEAIQKVSDDYGRRHSFNTAIAAVMELFNHVQKFEADDANARALLQETLSTIVLLLNPITPHIAHALWQLLGHPETLLEDQPFPRADPAALARDALTLAVQVNGKLRGTIEVAADAAKDAVEALALAEPNVARFLAQMTVRKVIVVPGKIVNIVAA from the coding sequence GTGTCCAGCGATCCTGCCGCTCCGTCCGTCAACGCCTATCAGCCCACCCGCGTCGAGGCCGACGCCCAGCGGTTCTGGACCGACACCCGCGCCTTCGAGGTCGTCGAGCGCAGCGACCGGCCCAAGTATTACTGCCTGTCGATGCTGCCGTACCCCTCCGGCGCGCTGCATATGGGCCATGTGCGCAACTACACGCTCAGCGACGTCATCAGCCGCTACCAGCGCATGACCGGCAAGAACGTGCTGCAGCCGATGGCCTGGGACGCGTTCGGCCTGCCGGCCGAGAACGCGGCGATCAAGAACGCGACGGCGCCGGCGAAGTGGACCTACGCCAACATCGACCACATGCGCGGCCAGCTGCAGGCGCTGGGTTATGCGATCGACTGGAGCCGCGAGTTCGCCACCTGCAGCCCGGATTACTACGTCCACGAACAGCGCATGTTCGTGCGGCTGATGAAGAAGGGCCTGGCCTACCGCCGCAACGCAGTCGTCAACTGGGACCCGATCGATCAGACCGTGCTCGCTAACGAGCAGGTCATCGACGGGCGCGGCTGGCGCTCGGGCGCGGTCGTGGAGAAGCGCGAAATCCCGCAGTGGTTCCTCAAGATCACCGACTACGCGCAGGAACTGCTCGACGGCCTGGACACGCTCGAGGGCTGGCCGGACTCGGTCAAGACCATGCAGCGCAACTGGATCGGCCGCAGCGAGGGCCTGGAGATCACGTTCGCGGTCGACGGCGAAGCGACCCCGCTGACCGTCTACACCACGCGTCCCGACACGCTGATGGGCGTGACCTTCCTCAGCATCGCCGGCGAGCATCCGCTGGCGCTCAAGGCCGCGCAGGACAACCCCGAACTGGCCGCGTTTCTCGCCGATCTGCGCCAGGGCGGCGTGTCGGAGGCCGAGCTCGAGGCTCAGGACAAGCGCGGCATGGCGACCGGCCTGTGGGCGATCCATCCGGTCACCGGCGAGGACGTGCCGATCTACGTCGCCAACTTCGTGCTGATGGGCTACGGCACCGGCGCGGTGATGGCAGTGCCCGCGCACGACCAGCGCGACTGGGAGTTCGCCAAGGCCTATGGCCTGCCGGTGCGGCCGGTGATCGTGCCGCTGGCGGTGCGCGATGCGCTGCGCGAGGTGATCGGCGATGTCGCGCACGACGCCGACCCGTTCCAGGCGGCGCTGTCGGGCGGTTCGGTCGATGCCTACGACACCTCGGCGGCCGTCGCGGTGGTCCGCGATTATCTCGACGGGATCGAGCAGCGCGGCGCCTACACCGAGCGCGGCGTGCTGATCAATTCCGGAACCTACGACGGCCTGGACTTCGACGGCGCGTTCGACGCGCTGACCGCGTACCTGGGCGCGCAGGGGCAGGGCGCACGCAAGGTCAACTTCCGGCTGCGCGACTGGGGCGTGAGCCGCCAGCGCTACTGGGGCTGCCCGATTCCGGTGATCTACTGCGAGGCCTGCGGCGCGGTGCCGGTGCCCGAGGACCAGTTGCCGGTCCTGCTGCCCGAGGATGTCGAAGACGCATTCGCCAACCCGGGCGTGGTGCAGTCACCGATCAAGTCCGACCCGCAGTGGCGCAAGACCACCTGCCCGAACTGCGGCGGCGCGGCCGAACGCGAGACCGACACCTTCGACACGTTCATGGAATCGAGCTGGTACACCGCGCGCTACACCTCGCCCGGGGCGGCGGACATGGTCGACGAGCGCGCCAATTACTGGATGCCGGTCGACCAGTACATCGGTGGCATTGAGCACGCGATCCTGCACCTGCTGTACTTCCGCTTCTACCATCGTCTGATGCGCGACGCGGGCCTGGTGCAGGGCGACGAGCCGGTGCGCAACCTGCTGACCCAGGGCATGGTGATCGCCGAGACGTTCTATCGGGAACAGGACAACGGCGGCAAGGACTGGATCCATCCGGCCGAGGTCGAGGTCACCCGCGACGACAAGGGGCGCATCGTGGGCGCGGTGTCCAAGCGCGACGGCGCGCCGGTGCGGGTGGGTGGCGTGGAGAAGATGTCCAAGTCCAAGAACAACGGCATCGATCCGCAGTCGATGATCGACAAGTACGGCGCCGACACCGTGCGTCTGTTCTCGATGTTCGCCGCCCCGCCCGAGCAGTCGCTGGAATGGAACGAGGCCGGTGTCGAAGGCATGGCGCGGTTCCTGCGCCGGCTGTGGACGCAGGTCCAGCGGCATGTCGAGGCCGGCCCGGTCGGCGCCTTCGACGTCGCCGCCGCGACCCCAGCGCAGCGGACGCTGCGTCGTCAGCTGCACGAGGCGATCCAGAAGGTCAGTGACGACTACGGCCGCCGCCACAGCTTCAACACCGCGATCGCCGCGGTGATGGAGCTGTTCAACCATGTGCAGAAGTTCGAGGCCGACGACGCCAACGCACGTGCGTTGCTGCAGGAGACGCTCTCGACGATCGTGCTGTTGCTCAACCCGATCACTCCGCACATCGCGCACGCGCTGTGGCAGCTGCTGGGCCATCCCGAGACCCTGCTCGAGGACCAGCCGTTCCCGCGTGCCGACCCTGCCGCGCTGGCGCGCGATGCGCTGACGCTGGCCGTCCAGGTCAACGGCAAGTTGCGCGGCACGATCGAGGTCGCCGCCGACGCCGCCAAGGACGCGGTCGAGGCCCTGGCCCTGGCCGAGCCGAACGTGGCGCGGTTCCTGGCCCAGATGACCGTACGCAAGGTCATCGTGGTGCCCGGCAAGATCGTCAATATCGTCGCCGCCTGA
- a CDS encoding nicotinic acid mononucleotide adenylyltransferase yields MLYLVYGGTFDPLHCGHLAIARAARDALGCTVRLMPAADPPHRAPPGADAEQRAAMIALAIDGEPGLLLDREELRRGGRSYTVDTLAALRARLGEARPLAWLVGADSLLGLPLWHRWQALFELAHLVVAERPGSGLDGALAPALAACLADRWTDAPAALSATPAGRVLRLRQPLHPVSATQVRAQAAAGAPLAGLVPDAVAAFIEEKGLYRPRAGAPL; encoded by the coding sequence ATGCTCTATCTGGTCTACGGCGGCACCTTCGATCCACTGCATTGCGGCCATCTGGCGATCGCGCGGGCCGCACGCGATGCGCTGGGCTGCACCGTCCGGCTGATGCCCGCTGCCGACCCGCCGCATCGCGCCCCGCCCGGCGCCGATGCCGAGCAGCGCGCGGCGATGATTGCGTTGGCGATCGACGGCGAGCCGGGCCTGCTGCTCGATCGCGAGGAGCTGCGGCGTGGCGGCCGCAGTTACACCGTCGACACGCTCGCGGCGCTACGCGCACGCCTCGGCGAGGCCCGCCCGCTGGCGTGGCTGGTCGGCGCCGACAGCCTGCTCGGCCTGCCGCTCTGGCATCGCTGGCAGGCACTGTTCGAGCTGGCGCATCTGGTGGTCGCCGAGCGTCCGGGCAGCGGCCTGGACGGCGCACTGGCCCCGGCGCTGGCCGCCTGTCTGGCCGATCGCTGGACCGACGCGCCGGCCGCGCTGTCGGCGACCCCGGCCGGGCGCGTGCTGCGCTTGCGCCAGCCGCTGCATCCGGTCTCGGCCACGCAGGTCCGTGCGCAGGCGGCCGCCGGCGCGCCGCTGGCAGGGCTGGTGCCGGACGCGGTGGCCGCATTCATCGAGGAGAAGGGGCTGTACCGGCCGCGGGCGGGCGCTCCGCTATAA
- a CDS encoding DNA polymerase III subunit delta encodes MELTPERLPAQLAREPLRPAYLIAGPEPLRVLEAADAVRAAARAQGVSEREVFEPEGRDVDWNALEATFRAPSLFASRRLIELRLPTTKPGKEGAQVIAGFCADPPADVTLLITGGEWSRQHGGKWSEAVAAVGHLVVAWQVKPHELEGWMEARLRSRGVPAERAAVQLLAERVDGNLLAAAQEVDKLALLADGQPLDAARMQALVADAARYDVFRLLDATMNGQPAQAARMLAGLRAEGAAIPALMGMIVMELTRAASLAQVQARGGNMAAEFKAQRIWDARQAGYRRALQRHPASRWDRFVAEAGRIDRIAKGRGRPGIDPADAWLALERLLIAVADARAGALLAA; translated from the coding sequence GTGGAGCTGACCCCCGAGCGCCTGCCTGCGCAATTGGCGCGCGAACCGCTGCGGCCGGCCTATCTGATTGCCGGGCCCGAGCCGCTGCGCGTGCTCGAGGCCGCCGACGCGGTGCGGGCTGCGGCGCGGGCCCAGGGCGTGTCCGAGCGCGAGGTATTCGAGCCTGAAGGCCGCGATGTGGACTGGAACGCGCTCGAGGCGACGTTCCGCGCGCCCAGCCTGTTCGCCAGCCGACGGCTGATCGAGTTGCGCCTGCCCACGACCAAGCCCGGCAAGGAGGGCGCGCAGGTCATCGCCGGCTTCTGCGCCGACCCGCCGGCCGATGTCACCTTGCTGATCACCGGCGGCGAGTGGAGCCGCCAGCACGGCGGCAAATGGAGTGAGGCGGTGGCCGCGGTCGGGCACCTAGTGGTCGCCTGGCAGGTCAAGCCGCACGAACTCGAAGGCTGGATGGAGGCGCGCCTGCGCAGTCGCGGCGTGCCTGCCGAGCGCGCCGCGGTGCAACTGCTGGCCGAGCGCGTCGACGGCAATCTGCTGGCCGCAGCGCAAGAGGTCGACAAGCTCGCGCTGCTGGCCGACGGTCAGCCGCTGGATGCGGCGCGGATGCAGGCGCTGGTCGCCGATGCCGCGCGCTACGACGTGTTCCGGCTGCTCGATGCGACGATGAACGGTCAGCCGGCGCAGGCGGCCCGGATGCTGGCGGGTCTGCGCGCCGAGGGTGCGGCGATTCCTGCGCTGATGGGCATGATCGTCATGGAACTCACGCGCGCGGCCAGCCTGGCGCAGGTCCAGGCGCGCGGCGGCAACATGGCCGCCGAATTCAAGGCCCAGCGCATCTGGGACGCGCGCCAGGCCGGCTACCGGCGTGCGCTGCAGCGGCACCCGGCCTCGCGCTGGGACCGCTTCGTCGCCGAGGCCGGCCGGATCGACCGGATCGCCAAGGGGCGCGGCCGGCCGGGGATCGACCCGGCCGACGCCTGGCTTGCGCTGGAGCGGCTGCTGATCGCGGTTGCCGACGCCCGGGCCGGCGCGCTGCTGGCGGCCTGA
- a CDS encoding 23S rRNA (pseudouridine(1915)-N(3))-methyltransferase RlmH gives MKARLVAVGERAPAWVADGFGEYRKRLSHWLPLDLVEVEPGLRGKGRDTARAMADEGARVLAALPRNALVVALDGRGRMHSSEDLAQRLEHWRAQGRDLAFLIGGPEGHADTVLARADERWSLGPLTLPHMLVRLVLAEQLYRAAAMLANHPYHRA, from the coding sequence ATGAAGGCCCGGCTGGTCGCGGTCGGCGAGCGCGCCCCCGCCTGGGTGGCCGATGGCTTCGGCGAGTACCGCAAGCGCCTGTCGCACTGGTTGCCGCTGGACCTGGTGGAGGTCGAGCCGGGCCTGCGTGGCAAGGGACGCGACACCGCGCGTGCAATGGCCGACGAGGGCGCGCGCGTGCTCGCCGCGCTGCCACGCAATGCCCTGGTGGTGGCACTCGATGGCCGCGGCCGCATGCATTCGTCCGAGGATCTCGCGCAGCGGCTGGAACACTGGCGCGCGCAGGGGCGGGATCTGGCGTTCCTGATCGGCGGACCCGAAGGCCACGCCGACACGGTGCTGGCGCGCGCCGATGAGCGCTGGTCGCTCGGCCCGCTGACGCTGCCGCACATGCTGGTGCGGCTGGTGCTGGCCGAACAGCTCTATCGGGCCGCGGCGATGCTGGCCAATCATCCCTACCACCGCGCCTGA
- a CDS encoding ribosome silencing factor — MSDTAHVIKTRLPEPPPPADVLLRTALDAVDHLKAVDVVDIDVRGRSSVCDFMVVASGTSSRHVKSIADEVVKRAKQLDCQPLGVEGEREAEWVLVDLGDVVVHVMLPRVREFYALERLWTVGDQPPGAGEPRSDG; from the coding sequence TTGTCCGATACCGCCCACGTCATCAAGACCCGTCTGCCCGAGCCGCCGCCGCCGGCAGATGTCCTGCTCCGGACCGCGCTCGACGCGGTCGATCATCTCAAGGCCGTCGACGTCGTCGATATCGACGTGCGCGGCCGCAGCAGCGTCTGCGACTTCATGGTCGTTGCCTCCGGGACCTCCAGCCGCCACGTGAAGTCGATCGCCGACGAGGTCGTCAAACGCGCCAAGCAGCTCGACTGCCAGCCGCTCGGCGTCGAGGGCGAGCGCGAGGCCGAGTGGGTACTCGTGGACCTGGGCGACGTGGTCGTGCACGTCATGCTGCCGCGCGTGCGCGAGTTCTACGCGCTCGAACGCCTGTGGACGGTCGGCGACCAGCCGCCGGGCGCCGGCGAGCCGCGCAGCGACGGGTGA
- a CDS encoding Vi polysaccharide biosynthesis protein VipA/TviB encodes MSATLPARDDIRISVVGLGYVGLPLAVAFGRRHPTLGFDIDQARIEQLQAGHDHTRELSEDELRAATHLHYSADPAALARCNVHVITVPTPVDDYRRPDLSALERASRAVGATLAAGDVVIYESTVYPGATEEVCVPILEQASGLRYRDDFHVGYSPERINPGDKLHRLENTLKVTAGSSPAAADFVDALYRDIVAAGTHRVSSIRVAEAAKVIENTQRDVNIALVNELALIFERLGIDTHEVLEAAGTKWNFLPFRPGLVGGHCIGVDPYYLTHKAQQIGYHPEVILAGRRINDSMGLHVAQRLVKLMQQRGIQTAGARVLVLGLAFKENCPDLRNTRVVDVVAELRSYGVEVDVHDPWVAPAYAEHEYGLRPVATPEAGAYDAIVLAVAHTQFRELGSAGIRAYGKPGAVLFDVKAILPADEVDARL; translated from the coding sequence ATGAGCGCAACGCTGCCCGCACGCGACGACATCCGCATTTCCGTCGTCGGCCTGGGATACGTCGGCCTGCCGCTCGCGGTCGCGTTCGGGCGACGCCACCCCACGCTGGGCTTCGATATCGACCAGGCACGCATCGAGCAGTTGCAGGCCGGCCATGACCATACCCGCGAGCTGTCGGAAGACGAACTGCGCGCGGCGACCCATCTGCACTACAGCGCCGACCCGGCAGCGCTCGCGCGCTGCAATGTGCACGTGATCACGGTGCCGACACCGGTCGACGACTACCGCCGCCCGGATCTGTCGGCGCTGGAGCGCGCGAGCCGCGCGGTCGGCGCCACGCTCGCGGCCGGCGATGTGGTGATCTACGAATCCACGGTGTATCCGGGCGCGACCGAGGAGGTCTGCGTGCCGATCCTCGAACAGGCCTCGGGCCTGCGCTACCGCGACGATTTCCATGTCGGCTACAGCCCCGAGCGGATCAACCCGGGCGACAAGCTGCACCGCCTGGAGAACACGCTGAAGGTCACTGCCGGCTCCTCCCCGGCCGCGGCCGACTTCGTCGATGCGCTCTACCGCGACATCGTCGCGGCCGGCACGCACCGGGTCTCGAGCATCCGCGTGGCCGAGGCCGCGAAGGTCATCGAGAACACCCAGCGCGACGTCAACATCGCACTGGTCAACGAACTGGCGCTGATCTTCGAACGGCTCGGCATCGACACCCACGAGGTGCTCGAAGCGGCCGGTACGAAGTGGAACTTCCTGCCGTTCCGGCCCGGCCTGGTCGGCGGCCACTGCATCGGCGTCGATCCCTACTACCTCACCCACAAGGCCCAGCAGATCGGCTACCACCCGGAGGTCATCCTGGCCGGGCGCCGCATCAACGACAGCATGGGTCTGCACGTGGCCCAGCGGCTGGTGAAGCTGATGCAGCAGCGCGGTATCCAGACCGCCGGCGCACGCGTGCTGGTGCTGGGCCTGGCGTTCAAGGAGAACTGCCCGGACCTGCGCAACACACGCGTCGTCGACGTGGTCGCCGAGCTGCGCAGCTACGGCGTCGAGGTGGACGTGCACGATCCCTGGGTGGCGCCGGCCTACGCCGAGCACGAATACGGGCTGCGCCCGGTCGCGACCCCCGAAGCGGGCGCCTACGACGCCATCGTGCTGGCGGTCGCCCACACCCAGTTCCGCGAGCTCGGCAGCGCCGGGATCCGCGCCTACGGCAAGCCCGGCGCGGTGCTGTTCGACGTCAAGGCGATCCTGCCGGCCGACGAGGTCGACGCGCGGCTGTAG